The Microlunatus antarcticus genome window below encodes:
- a CDS encoding GNAT family N-acetyltransferase, translating into MPVGTASVELDEDPPGYPRGWEADVLLADGGTARLRPIRPSDAALLVAFYDRVSPESKYLRFFAPYPRLSRRDVKRFTEVDYVDRVALILTLGGEMIGVGRWDRLEEGSRSGKAEIAFLVEDAHQGRGVAQLLLEHLAEAARERGITGFVAEVLPENRRMAQVFADAGYRVRKGVEDGVLVVEFPILPTDTSVGVMERREHRAESASVRRLLSPERVVVYGKGDRVRGVVDSMLRGGFRGEVLAVTSDGSDVPGVANAPSIGEVPGNLDLAVVSIGIADLGSVVIDTAHKGAHGLVVLTGSDFGPQENRLLVQLARAYGVRALGPDALGLINTRLGAEMNATPGPMPRTGAVGLFCQSAATGVSLLNATLRHDIGLSSFVSTGDYADVTANDVLQYWEDDDDTRVCLMSLDSIGNPRKFSRISRRLARRKPVVAFAPGRTHRSEHLGVRGGLGHAPDEAIDALFRQAGIMVTHRRNAMFDIAKIAARQPLPAGERVRVIANSTTLAAQLTTSAAAAGLLVEQPAVVLPAQSSPAAFSAAAQQALAEETCDSVLCAAVNVYSEGVDHVIAALDGVARHASKPLVGVFLDFNEPLTSMGPDERGALPRFDSGVDAVRALAAVTAHARWRDRDPGAVPMLELDRDRARRLINQVLRGTPQGRELTGDEATELLAAYGIELVRRYYVTSLDEACRVADSLGWDVVLKATSLSVGGRPDHAGVYRNIDDPEDMAQAWDDLYELLVALGLGTDDALSGAEPVVQVMAPPGVALVVTSREDAAFGPIVSLGLEGVASQLLGDTVYRVPPLTDVDAGAMVRDLRTAPVLFGRNDSPGVDIGRVEDLLHRVAQLADEHPQLASVSLSPVIASTGSLAVLGARIHIAPTADRRDPLARTL; encoded by the coding sequence GTGCCCGTCGGAACCGCTTCTGTGGAGCTGGACGAGGACCCGCCCGGCTACCCGCGGGGGTGGGAGGCCGACGTCCTGCTCGCGGACGGCGGCACGGCGCGCCTGCGCCCGATCCGGCCGTCGGACGCCGCTCTGCTCGTCGCCTTCTACGACCGGGTGTCGCCGGAGTCGAAGTACCTGCGGTTCTTCGCCCCCTACCCGCGGCTGAGCCGGCGTGACGTCAAGCGCTTCACCGAGGTGGACTACGTCGACCGGGTGGCGCTGATCCTGACGCTGGGCGGCGAGATGATCGGCGTCGGGCGCTGGGACCGGCTGGAGGAGGGCTCGAGGTCGGGCAAGGCGGAGATCGCCTTCCTCGTCGAGGACGCCCACCAGGGCCGCGGCGTCGCGCAGCTCCTGCTCGAGCACCTGGCCGAGGCCGCCCGGGAACGGGGCATCACCGGCTTCGTGGCCGAGGTCCTGCCCGAGAACCGGCGGATGGCCCAGGTCTTCGCCGACGCCGGCTACCGCGTGCGCAAGGGCGTGGAGGACGGCGTGCTGGTCGTCGAGTTCCCGATCCTGCCGACCGACACCTCTGTGGGCGTCATGGAACGTCGCGAGCACCGGGCGGAGTCCGCCTCCGTACGCCGTCTGCTGAGCCCGGAGCGGGTCGTCGTCTACGGCAAGGGCGACCGCGTGCGCGGGGTCGTCGACTCGATGCTGCGCGGCGGGTTCCGCGGCGAGGTGCTGGCGGTCACCTCCGACGGCTCCGACGTCCCCGGGGTCGCGAACGCCCCCTCGATCGGCGAGGTGCCCGGGAACCTCGACCTCGCCGTCGTCTCCATCGGGATCGCCGACCTGGGCTCGGTCGTCATCGACACGGCGCACAAGGGCGCCCACGGGCTCGTCGTGCTCACCGGCTCGGACTTCGGGCCGCAGGAGAACCGGCTGCTCGTCCAGCTCGCCCGGGCGTACGGGGTGCGTGCGCTCGGCCCCGACGCGCTCGGCCTGATCAACACGCGGCTGGGCGCGGAGATGAACGCGACGCCGGGCCCGATGCCGCGGACCGGCGCGGTGGGGCTGTTCTGCCAGTCCGCGGCGACCGGTGTCAGCCTGCTGAACGCGACGCTGCGCCACGACATCGGGCTGAGCTCCTTCGTGTCGACCGGCGACTACGCCGACGTCACCGCCAACGACGTCCTGCAGTACTGGGAGGACGACGACGACACCCGGGTCTGCCTGATGTCGCTCGACTCCATCGGCAACCCGCGCAAGTTCTCCCGGATCAGCCGTCGCCTCGCCCGCCGCAAGCCCGTCGTGGCCTTCGCGCCCGGCCGGACGCACCGCTCCGAGCACCTCGGGGTGCGGGGCGGGCTCGGGCACGCCCCGGACGAGGCGATCGACGCGCTCTTCCGTCAGGCCGGGATCATGGTCACCCACCGCCGGAACGCGATGTTCGACATCGCCAAGATCGCGGCGCGGCAGCCGCTGCCGGCCGGGGAGCGTGTCCGGGTGATCGCGAACTCCACGACCCTGGCCGCCCAGCTCACGACGAGCGCGGCCGCCGCGGGCCTGCTGGTCGAGCAGCCCGCGGTCGTCCTGCCCGCGCAGTCGTCGCCCGCCGCGTTCAGCGCCGCCGCGCAGCAGGCGCTCGCGGAGGAGACCTGCGACTCGGTCCTGTGCGCCGCGGTGAACGTCTACTCCGAGGGCGTCGACCACGTCATCGCCGCGCTCGACGGCGTCGCCCGGCACGCGTCGAAGCCCCTGGTCGGGGTGTTCCTCGACTTCAACGAGCCGCTGACCTCGATGGGCCCCGACGAGCGCGGGGCGCTGCCGCGCTTCGACTCCGGGGTCGACGCCGTCCGGGCGCTGGCGGCCGTGACGGCCCACGCCCGGTGGCGCGACCGCGACCCGGGTGCGGTGCCGATGCTGGAGCTCGACCGGGACCGCGCCCGCCGCCTCATCAACCAGGTGCTGCGGGGCACACCGCAGGGCCGCGAGCTCACCGGGGACGAGGCGACCGAGCTGCTGGCCGCGTACGGGATCGAGCTCGTGCGCCGCTACTACGTCACCAGCCTGGACGAGGCCTGCCGGGTGGCCGACTCCCTCGGCTGGGACGTCGTGCTCAAGGCGACGTCGTTGAGCGTGGGGGGACGGCCCGACCACGCCGGCGTCTACCGCAACATCGACGACCCCGAGGACATGGCGCAGGCCTGGGACGACCTGTACGAGCTGCTCGTCGCCCTCGGCCTCGGGACCGACGACGCCCTCAGCGGGGCGGAGCCCGTCGTGCAGGTGATGGCGCCGCCCGGCGTCGCGCTGGTGGTGACGAGCCGCGAGGACGCCGCGTTCGGCCCGATCGTCTCGCTCGGTCTGGAGGGCGTCGCCTCGCAGCTCCTCGGCGACACGGTCTACCGCGTGCCGCCGCTGACCGACGTGGACGCCGGGGCGATGGTCCGCGACCTCCGGACCGCACCGGTGCTGTTCGGGCGCAACGACAGCCCGGGCGTCGACATCGGCCGGGTGGAGGACCTGCTGCACCGCGTCGCGCAGCTCGCCGACGAGCACCCGCAGCTGGCCTCGGTCAGCCTCAGCCCGGTCATCGCGTCGACGGGGTCGCTCGCCGTGCTGGGTGCGCGCATCCACATCGCGCCCACGGCCGACCGCCGAGACCCGCTGGCCCGGACGCTGTGA
- a CDS encoding GAF and ANTAR domain-containing protein, which yields MTAGRGPSGEDRSVDELAGEDSRLADSVSALSSLGSHTMPLRELLTRVAGYAVNAIPGADGAGLTLIEDDRADTIVATAAFVSDVDDVQYGLGDGPCIMAAREGRTVMSGSLEDEPRWGAFGGRVAALGVHSVVSLPLRLGVDVLGAMNVYARAHDAFDARAAELGEAFAAPAAVAVQHAQVVEQTRRLAEELLASLETRASIEQAVGVLMAREGIDVDEARAMLDVLAHERGAPLGVLARALLADAVRRGAEGNASDR from the coding sequence ATGACGGCAGGTAGAGGGCCCTCGGGCGAGGACCGGTCCGTGGACGAGCTGGCGGGCGAGGACAGCAGGCTCGCCGACAGCGTCAGCGCCCTGTCCTCCCTGGGCTCGCACACCATGCCGCTGCGTGAGCTCCTCACCCGGGTCGCCGGCTACGCCGTGAACGCGATCCCGGGCGCCGACGGGGCGGGGCTCACCCTGATCGAGGACGACCGGGCCGACACCATCGTGGCGACCGCCGCCTTCGTCTCCGACGTCGACGACGTGCAGTACGGGCTGGGGGACGGGCCCTGCATCATGGCGGCCCGCGAGGGCCGCACGGTGATGTCCGGCTCGCTCGAGGACGAGCCGCGCTGGGGTGCCTTCGGTGGTCGGGTGGCGGCCCTCGGCGTGCACAGCGTGGTGTCGCTGCCGCTGCGGCTCGGTGTTGACGTGCTGGGCGCCATGAACGTGTACGCGCGGGCCCACGACGCCTTCGACGCTCGCGCCGCCGAGCTCGGCGAGGCGTTCGCGGCCCCGGCTGCGGTCGCGGTCCAGCACGCGCAGGTGGTGGAGCAGACGCGGCGTCTCGCGGAGGAGCTGCTGGCCTCGCTGGAGACGCGGGCGTCGATCGAGCAGGCGGTGGGGGTGCTGATGGCGCGCGAGGGCATCGACGTCGACGAGGCCCGTGCCATGCTCGACGTGCTGGCGCACGAGCGCGGCGCGCCGCTCGGGGTGCTCGCGCGGGCCCTCCTCGCCGACGCCGTCCGGCGTGGGGCCGAGGGCAACGCCAGCGATCGGTGA
- a CDS encoding GAF and ANTAR domain-containing protein encodes MTSEELNPESRSSDQREAEDDDLAASLRGLSVLSAGALPLEEMLTRVARYAVQAIPGADGAGLTLIEHHRADTIVMTAEFVAEVDAVQYGIGEGPCISAARDGVTVMSGSLGGDTRWPRFGGRIARMGVHSALSLPLIASDEVVGAMNIYAHAKHVFDERAAALGELFAVPAAVTVQNARVLEDARRLAERLQSALDERMVVERAVGIVMSRSGIDEDEALARLTRLSQHEHVKLVEVARTLVDEAVRRARAAPHG; translated from the coding sequence ATGACGTCTGAGGAGCTGAACCCGGAGTCGCGCTCGAGCGACCAGCGCGAGGCGGAGGACGACGACCTGGCCGCGAGTCTGCGCGGGCTCTCGGTGCTCTCCGCCGGAGCCCTGCCGCTCGAGGAGATGCTCACGCGTGTCGCCCGGTACGCGGTGCAGGCCATCCCCGGTGCCGACGGGGCCGGGCTCACCCTCATCGAGCACCACCGCGCGGACACGATCGTCATGACGGCGGAGTTCGTCGCCGAGGTCGACGCGGTGCAGTACGGCATCGGCGAGGGCCCCTGCATCAGCGCGGCGCGCGACGGGGTCACCGTGATGTCGGGCTCGCTCGGCGGCGACACCCGCTGGCCCCGCTTCGGCGGGCGCATCGCGCGCATGGGCGTGCACAGCGCGCTGTCGCTCCCGCTCATCGCCAGCGACGAGGTCGTCGGGGCCATGAACATCTACGCCCACGCCAAGCACGTCTTCGACGAGCGCGCCGCGGCGCTGGGCGAGCTCTTCGCCGTCCCGGCCGCGGTCACGGTGCAGAACGCCCGGGTCCTCGAGGACGCCCGGCGCCTCGCCGAACGGCTCCAGAGCGCGCTCGACGAGCGGATGGTCGTGGAGCGCGCGGTGGGGATCGTGATGAGCCGGTCGGGCATCGACGAGGACGAGGCGCTCGCCCGGCTGACGCGGCTGAGCCAGCACGAGCACGTCAAGCTCGTCGAGGTCGCCCGCACGCTCGTCGACGAGGCCGTCCGGAGGGCCCGGGCGGCACCTCACGGCTGA
- a CDS encoding fatty acid desaturase family protein, which yields MTSLAIPPAPSSSRAGDRAARTTSSFTALTRQVHELGLMRRRYGYYWTKLVGATVLLAAWAVGFVHLGDTWWQLASAVVLAVLVTQVAFLGHDAAHRQIFVSGRWNDWASLVVADLFVGISYGWWQSKHTRHHANPNKDGYDPDIALGAVAITPTQANRHQSPVLRWLVAHQGWYFFPLLLLEGLSLHVEAVKRVTSRTPVQRRWVEAAFLLVRLGGLLALVLVVLPLPKAAAFLGVELGVFGLYMGATFAPNHIGMPLVSPRLKLDFLRRQVLTSRNISGGRWVSVLMGGLNHQVEHHLFPSMARPHLRRLAPLVAAHCAAEGVPYTQTTLLQSYRQVVVYLNTVGLKGRDPFLCPLVAQRRALQP from the coding sequence GTGACCTCCCTCGCCATCCCCCCTGCCCCCTCGTCGTCCCGCGCCGGCGACCGAGCCGCCCGGACGACCAGCAGCTTCACCGCGCTGACGCGCCAGGTGCACGAGCTCGGTCTGATGCGCCGCCGCTACGGCTACTACTGGACCAAGCTGGTCGGTGCCACCGTGCTCCTCGCCGCCTGGGCCGTGGGCTTCGTCCACCTCGGGGACACCTGGTGGCAGCTGGCGTCGGCGGTCGTGCTCGCCGTGCTCGTCACGCAGGTGGCGTTCCTGGGCCACGACGCCGCGCACCGCCAGATCTTCGTCTCCGGGCGCTGGAACGACTGGGCCAGCCTCGTCGTGGCCGACCTGTTCGTGGGGATCAGCTACGGCTGGTGGCAGAGCAAGCACACCCGGCACCACGCCAACCCGAACAAGGACGGCTACGACCCCGACATCGCGCTGGGGGCGGTGGCCATCACGCCGACGCAGGCGAACCGGCACCAGAGCCCGGTGCTGCGCTGGCTGGTCGCCCACCAGGGCTGGTACTTCTTCCCGCTGCTGCTCCTGGAGGGCCTGTCCCTGCACGTGGAGGCGGTCAAGCGCGTGACGAGCCGTACGCCGGTCCAGCGCCGCTGGGTCGAGGCGGCCTTCCTCCTCGTGCGCCTGGGCGGGCTGCTCGCCCTCGTCCTCGTCGTCCTGCCGCTGCCCAAGGCCGCCGCGTTCCTGGGCGTCGAGCTCGGGGTCTTCGGGCTCTACATGGGCGCCACGTTCGCCCCGAACCACATCGGCATGCCCCTGGTCTCGCCGCGGCTCAAGCTCGACTTCCTGCGGCGCCAGGTGCTGACCAGCCGCAACATCAGCGGCGGCCGCTGGGTGTCGGTCCTGATGGGCGGGCTGAACCACCAGGTCGAGCACCACCTCTTCCCGTCCATGGCCCGTCCGCACCTGCGCCGGCTCGCCCCGCTGGTCGCCGCACACTGCGCGGCGGAAGGGGTCCCGTACACGCAGACGACGCTCCTGCAGAGCTACCGGCAGGTCGTCGTCTACCTGAACACGGTCGGGCTCAAGGGGCGCGACCCGTTCCTCTGCCCCCTCGTCGCGCAGCGGCGGGCGCTGCAGCCGTAG
- a CDS encoding DUF5998 family protein, protein MRADIDATGYFPELVEEGIVLAVADEDLLDFVVHHEPTFDHDEIHRHVTVLALTPTRLVVGHTDDQPAEAPATGTYAASSTESVPLSKINSVVLTRVVTQPERYRAGSDDVGETWLTVGWDGVRRVDLEPAGCEDPQCEADHGYTGTFAGDDLTVRMSSAADGPDRVARLVRFSTTLQRAAAV, encoded by the coding sequence ATGCGTGCTGACATCGACGCGACCGGCTACTTCCCGGAGCTGGTGGAGGAGGGCATCGTCCTCGCCGTCGCCGACGAGGACCTGCTCGACTTCGTCGTGCACCACGAGCCGACCTTCGACCACGACGAGATCCACCGGCACGTCACGGTGCTCGCGCTCACGCCGACGCGGCTGGTGGTCGGCCACACCGACGACCAGCCGGCCGAGGCGCCGGCGACCGGGACGTACGCCGCCTCCTCGACCGAGTCGGTGCCGCTGTCCAAGATCAACTCGGTCGTGCTGACCCGGGTCGTCACGCAGCCCGAGCGCTACCGCGCCGGCTCCGACGACGTGGGGGAGACCTGGCTGACCGTGGGCTGGGACGGCGTCCGGCGGGTCGACCTCGAGCCGGCCGGCTGCGAGGACCCGCAGTGCGAGGCCGACCACGGCTACACCGGCACGTTCGCCGGCGACGACCTCACCGTCCGCATGAGCTCCGCCGCGGACGGGCCGGACCGGGTCGCCCGGCTGGTGCGCTTCTCCACGACGCTGCAGCGCGCAGCGGCGGTGTGA
- a CDS encoding alkaline phosphatase family protein, with translation MAPGPPAPLLPAYGRSTLADLLPSVGHHLGVPGCDADVLGLPDAQRYVVLLVDGLGHDLVVRAADRAPWLSARLGDHPLTSGVPATTVTSLTSLGTGLPPGQHGLVGITSRVPSTGEILNALSWESDLLPEAYQPNPTMFERAAAAGVGVSSVALQRFARTGLTQAALRGPRFVPFPSEKDTQLRIDLVADAASRGQRTLVYAYERELDHVGHGQGCGSAAWADQLARIDDVLARLREALPSDVVLVVTGDHGMVDVPADRRLVIEDEPELAAGVSVVAGEARFRHLYVDVDAPASVARRWRDRLGSRAWVRTRDEAIDEGWFGPVRDEVRERYGDVVAAPTGDWAFMTRTFPQEMELVGMHASLTPVEMRVPLVVATAGSGGRS, from the coding sequence GTGGCCCCGGGGCCGCCGGCTCCGCTGCTGCCCGCGTACGGACGTTCCACCCTCGCGGACCTGCTGCCCTCGGTGGGGCACCACCTCGGGGTCCCGGGGTGCGACGCGGACGTGCTCGGCCTGCCCGACGCGCAGCGCTACGTCGTGCTCCTGGTCGACGGGCTCGGCCACGACCTGGTCGTCCGGGCCGCCGACCGCGCACCCTGGCTGTCCGCCCGCCTCGGCGACCACCCGCTGACGTCCGGGGTCCCGGCGACGACGGTCACGAGCCTGACCTCCCTCGGCACCGGCCTCCCGCCCGGCCAGCACGGCCTCGTGGGCATCACGTCCCGGGTGCCCTCGACGGGCGAGATCCTCAACGCGCTGAGCTGGGAGTCCGACCTCCTGCCGGAGGCCTACCAGCCGAACCCGACGATGTTCGAGCGGGCGGCGGCCGCAGGTGTGGGCGTCAGCTCGGTCGCCCTCCAGCGGTTCGCCCGGACCGGGCTCACCCAGGCCGCGCTGCGCGGCCCGCGCTTCGTGCCCTTCCCCAGCGAGAAGGACACGCAGCTGCGGATCGACCTCGTGGCCGACGCAGCCAGCCGGGGCCAGCGCACGCTCGTGTACGCCTACGAGCGCGAGCTCGACCACGTCGGGCACGGCCAGGGCTGCGGCTCCGCCGCGTGGGCCGACCAGCTCGCCCGCATCGACGACGTGCTCGCCCGGCTGCGGGAGGCGCTGCCGAGCGACGTCGTGCTGGTCGTCACGGGCGACCACGGCATGGTCGACGTGCCCGCCGACCGTCGCCTGGTCATCGAGGACGAGCCCGAGCTCGCCGCGGGCGTGAGCGTCGTCGCCGGGGAGGCCCGGTTCCGGCACCTGTACGTGGACGTCGACGCCCCGGCATCGGTCGCCCGCCGCTGGCGCGACCGCCTCGGGAGCCGAGCCTGGGTGCGGACCCGCGACGAGGCGATCGACGAGGGCTGGTTCGGGCCCGTGCGCGACGAGGTGCGCGAACGCTACGGCGACGTCGTCGCCGCGCCGACGGGGGACTGGGCCTTCATGACGCGGACGTTCCCGCAGGAGATGGAGCTGGTGGGCATGCACGCGTCGCTGACCCCCGTCGAGATGCGGGTGCCGCTGGTCGTGGCCACCGCCGGGTCGGGCGGACGGTCGTGA
- a CDS encoding isopenicillin N synthase family dioxygenase, with the protein MSAPPTGAGSFAVPVVDLAPWVDPGAYDDEARARVAAELDDACRAVGFVQVLGHGVPDAAVAGLAGAMDDFFGLPLADKLALKVPANRGYSAPKSESLSLSLGVESANRMNDFFEAFNVGVEARSFLGLGLDEADYGLNVWPDVPGFRERVEAYFVEAGRVARTLLRVFAAALALPADHFEALTDHSIDVLRMNNYALPPGEITLDGELTGMGEHTDFGLVTVLWADQVAGLQVLDREGGWHDVSPVDGALLVNLGDLTARLTNDRWSSTLHRVKPPVVDGRILRRRSAAYFHDGNVDAVVATLPSHLDASGWGGDADQAYGPVTVRDHIAAKLAGSRQGRVNVSAVREAARVRASR; encoded by the coding sequence GTGAGCGCGCCGCCTACGGGGGCCGGGTCGTTCGCGGTGCCGGTCGTCGACCTCGCGCCCTGGGTGGACCCGGGGGCGTACGACGACGAGGCCCGCGCGCGGGTCGCCGCCGAGCTCGACGACGCCTGCCGCGCGGTCGGCTTCGTCCAGGTGCTGGGCCACGGCGTGCCCGACGCGGCCGTCGCGGGGCTGGCCGGGGCGATGGACGACTTCTTCGGCCTCCCGCTCGCGGACAAGCTCGCGCTCAAGGTCCCCGCCAACCGGGGCTACTCGGCGCCGAAGAGCGAGTCGCTGAGCCTGAGCCTCGGGGTCGAGTCGGCCAACCGGATGAACGACTTCTTCGAGGCCTTCAACGTGGGCGTGGAGGCGCGTTCGTTCCTGGGCCTGGGGCTGGACGAGGCCGACTACGGGCTGAACGTCTGGCCCGACGTCCCCGGGTTCCGCGAGCGCGTCGAGGCGTACTTCGTCGAGGCCGGCCGGGTCGCCCGGACCCTGCTGCGGGTCTTCGCCGCCGCGCTGGCCCTGCCCGCCGACCACTTCGAGGCGCTCACCGACCACTCGATCGACGTGCTGCGGATGAACAACTACGCGCTGCCGCCCGGCGAGATCACCCTCGACGGCGAGCTGACGGGCATGGGCGAGCACACCGACTTCGGCCTGGTGACGGTCCTCTGGGCCGACCAGGTCGCCGGGCTGCAGGTGCTCGACCGCGAGGGCGGCTGGCACGACGTCAGCCCCGTCGACGGGGCCCTGCTCGTCAACCTGGGCGACCTGACCGCACGCCTGACCAACGACCGGTGGTCCTCCACCCTGCACCGGGTCAAGCCACCCGTGGTCGACGGTCGGATCCTGCGGCGCCGCTCGGCCGCGTACTTCCACGACGGCAACGTCGACGCCGTCGTCGCGACGCTGCCGTCCCACCTCGACGCCAGCGGCTGGGGCGGCGACGCCGACCAGGCGTACGGGCCGGTCACCGTCCGTGACCACATCGCCGCCAAGCTCGCCGGCTCGCGGCAGGGCCGGGTCAACGTGTCCGCCGTCCGCGAGGCCGCCCGCGTGCGGGCCTCCCGCTGA
- a CDS encoding thymidine kinase: MASFRYFTGPMDCGKSTLALQIDHTHAGGGRRGRLFTSRDRAGEAIISSRLGLRRPAVEVHPAFGFWTYVVEQLSAGARIDYVICDETQFYTPAQVDDLARLVDELDIDVFAVGILTDFQTHLFPGSRRLVELCDSMEVLQVEALCWCGRRATHNARTVDGLMVVEGDQVVVGDTADLGTSADDRAVAYEVLCRRHHRARTTRVVAQAGLAETLPFEPSR; the protein is encoded by the coding sequence ATGGCGTCGTTCCGCTACTTCACCGGTCCGATGGACTGCGGCAAGTCGACCCTCGCGCTCCAGATCGACCACACGCACGCCGGCGGCGGGCGGCGCGGGCGGCTGTTCACGAGCCGGGACCGGGCCGGGGAGGCGATCATCTCCTCGCGCCTGGGCCTGCGGCGCCCGGCCGTCGAGGTGCACCCGGCCTTCGGCTTCTGGACGTACGTCGTCGAGCAGCTGAGCGCGGGCGCGCGGATCGACTACGTGATCTGCGACGAGACGCAGTTCTACACCCCGGCCCAGGTCGACGACCTCGCCCGGCTCGTCGACGAGCTCGACATCGACGTCTTCGCCGTCGGGATCCTCACCGACTTCCAGACCCACCTGTTCCCGGGGTCGCGCCGCCTCGTCGAGCTCTGCGACTCGATGGAGGTCCTGCAGGTCGAGGCCCTCTGCTGGTGCGGACGCCGCGCCACCCACAACGCGCGGACGGTGGACGGCCTGATGGTCGTCGAGGGCGACCAGGTCGTCGTCGGCGACACGGCCGACCTCGGCACCTCCGCCGACGACCGCGCGGTGGCGTACGAGGTCCTCTGCCGCCGCCACCACCGCGCGCGCACCACCCGCGTGGTCGCCCAGGCCGGCCTGGCCGAGACCCTCCCCTTCGAGCCCTCCCGCTAG
- the sepH gene encoding septation protein SepH encodes MRTARLVGPTADGTSVVLVTEDGEEITVALDPADPDTPSVLRPAQGGDRPTEVDTPAPPAVVRRPPRRRETPMDTPLSPRDIQTRIRAGESLEDVVAGSGMDAERIERFAAPVLAEREHLALTALGSSVRRRGEASGHRPLRSVVAERLQAQGVDGDDVSWDAWKVGDSQWLLSADYELQGEPRRAEFRFDAQGRFSVAEDDEARWLAGEAPSPVTASDDRDDELALVRATRELSGDEDVERSAAGSAADDDEEGATAAETQEMVRAIAEELGAVLQAAPPAELSAEELAELVADDPESDDHETDGSEGGGPEDGSDDDAFAGRNEPTLIARRDEAAEPTIAVVRHLTRLTVEVDEVEVDSVPGAQDADGDVDADEARSALDTLYDMLGGYAEESPRVYPGLSDATAVPVVDEHEFEPAADVLVPAEPEPGSPEQEDEDAADEVAPGERPELVAPEAEATTDPEPEAPADDDVPEPLIPSPGASRKPGRRKRASVPSWDEIMFGGPKPG; translated from the coding sequence ATGCGCACCGCGCGACTGGTGGGACCGACTGCCGACGGCACGTCGGTCGTCCTGGTGACCGAGGACGGCGAAGAGATCACCGTCGCCCTCGATCCCGCCGACCCGGACACCCCCTCCGTCCTCCGACCGGCCCAGGGCGGGGACCGACCGACCGAGGTCGACACCCCTGCTCCACCGGCCGTCGTACGACGCCCGCCCCGACGTCGGGAGACGCCCATGGACACCCCCCTCAGCCCTCGCGACATCCAGACCCGGATCCGGGCCGGTGAGTCGTTGGAGGACGTGGTCGCCGGTTCCGGGATGGACGCCGAGCGCATCGAGCGTTTCGCCGCGCCCGTGCTGGCCGAGCGCGAGCACCTGGCGCTGACCGCCCTGGGCTCGTCGGTCCGTCGCCGCGGGGAGGCCTCGGGCCACCGCCCGCTGCGCTCCGTGGTCGCCGAACGGCTGCAGGCCCAGGGGGTCGACGGCGACGACGTCAGCTGGGACGCCTGGAAGGTCGGCGACTCGCAGTGGCTGCTCAGCGCCGACTACGAGCTGCAGGGCGAGCCGCGGCGCGCCGAGTTCCGCTTCGACGCGCAGGGCCGCTTCTCCGTGGCCGAGGACGACGAGGCCCGCTGGCTCGCCGGCGAGGCTCCCTCCCCCGTGACGGCGTCGGACGACCGCGACGACGAGCTCGCCCTGGTGCGGGCGACCCGTGAGCTCTCCGGCGACGAGGACGTGGAGCGCTCGGCCGCCGGGTCCGCCGCGGACGACGACGAGGAGGGCGCGACCGCGGCCGAGACGCAGGAGATGGTCCGGGCGATCGCCGAGGAGCTGGGCGCCGTGCTGCAGGCCGCCCCGCCGGCCGAGCTCAGCGCCGAGGAGCTGGCCGAGCTCGTGGCCGACGACCCCGAGAGCGACGACCACGAGACCGACGGGTCCGAGGGCGGCGGTCCGGAGGACGGGTCGGATGACGACGCCTTCGCGGGTCGGAACGAGCCGACGCTGATCGCCCGGCGCGACGAGGCCGCGGAACCCACGATCGCGGTCGTCCGCCACCTGACCCGTCTCACGGTCGAGGTCGACGAGGTCGAGGTCGACTCGGTCCCGGGTGCGCAGGACGCGGACGGCGACGTCGACGCGGACGAGGCGCGTTCCGCGCTGGACACCCTCTACGACATGCTCGGCGGCTACGCCGAGGAGTCGCCCCGGGTCTACCCCGGGCTCTCCGACGCCACGGCGGTGCCCGTGGTCGACGAGCACGAGTTCGAGCCGGCCGCCGACGTCCTCGTCCCGGCCGAGCCCGAGCCCGGCTCGCCGGAACAAGAGGACGAGGACGCCGCCGACGAGGTCGCGCCGGGCGAGCGTCCCGAGCTCGTGGCGCCCGAGGCCGAGGCGACGACCGACCCGGAGCCGGAGGCACCCGCCGACGACGACGTCCCCGAACCGCTGATCCCGAGCCCCGGCGCCTCGCGCAAGCCGGGCCGGCGCAAGCGGGCGTCGGTACCGAGCTGGGACGAGATCATGTTCGGCGGACCGAAGCCCGGCTGA